The sequence GCGCACGCGGCAACGCTGATCGCGACTACCGGTACGGCTACGCGAGCTACTACGAGCGCGGACCGAGGAAGCCCGAGGGCGACTCGACCACGGCCCCGCCGACGACGCCGGGCAAGCGCGCGAACCGCGGCAGCCACGCTCGCTGATCAGACGGCGACGAGCCCCTGGGGCCGCAGGTCACGGCCCAGGACGGTGTCGACCGCTTCCGCGATGCGCGTCCGAAAGGCCTCCGGAGCGTACGCAGAACCGAGACTGCGGATCTTGTCCGGTGACCATGAGTGCGTACGGCACTCGCGGATGCCAGCCGCCACGGCCTCCGGCGAGGTGTCGTCGATGAACACGCCCGTACTGCCCTCGATGGTGGAATCGAGGTAGCCGCCGGCACGGAGCACGACGGACGGCGTCCCGAAGGCCTGCGCCTCCACCGTGGTGAGTCCGAAATCCTCATGCGCCACCGCCACCAGGGCGGACGCATTCGCGTACAGCCATCGCAGGCCGGCATCGCTGAGCTGCTGGAGGACTGTGACCCGGTCCGAGGCCCATTCGGGACGACCCCCGACGACCACCAGCCGTTCGTCGGGGACGAGGTCCATCGCGGCGATGATCTGTTCGGTGTGCTTGTAGCCACGCAGGCGACTGATGGTCAGCAGGAAACCCGGCTCGGCTCCGGGGATCGGGTCGATCGGGCCTTCCGGCGACAACCCACGCGGGGG comes from Nocardioides baekrokdamisoli and encodes:
- a CDS encoding glycosyltransferase, with the translated sequence MGNQERVVIVHDYLTQRGGAERVTLELMRTFPDARLVTSCWNPATTFTEFSDYDVETLWTNKVRAFRADPRRAFPFLARAFSEYVVEDADVVICSSSGWAHRVTSAAPKLVYCHNPARWLYQPDDYFEGMPGWARTAFAASTDRLRQTDAVAAEDAAAYMVNSSAVARRVHAAYGLRADVLPPPRGLSPEGPIDPIPGAEPGFLLTISRLRGYKHTEQIIAAMDLVPDERLVVVGGRPEWASDRVTVLQQLSDAGLRWLYANASALVAVAHEDFGLTTVEAQAFGTPSVVLRAGGYLDSTIEGSTGVFIDDTSPEAVAAGIRECRTHSWSPDKIRSLGSAYAPEAFRTRIAEAVDTVLGRDLRPQGLVAV